In Microcaecilia unicolor chromosome 1, aMicUni1.1, whole genome shotgun sequence, the following are encoded in one genomic region:
- the LOC115460413 gene encoding 2-iminobutanoate/2-iminopropanoate deaminase-like, giving the protein MASLVRRIITTAKAPAAIGPYSQAVVVEKTMYISGQLGMDPASGQLVAGGVLEEAKQALVNMGEILKAAGCNYCNVVKTTVLLADMNDFSGVNEVYKQFFQNNFPARAAYQVAALPKGRGVEIEAVAVLGPIVDAAAAL; this is encoded by the exons atggcttcacTGGTCAGGCGGATCATTACCACTGCTAAAGCCCCGGCGGCCATTGGACCCTACAG CCAAGCTGTGGTGGTAGAGAAGACCATGTATATTTCTGGACAGTTGGGCATGGACCCCGCATCTGGACAACTTGTAGCTGGTGGTGTGTTAGAGGAAGCTAAACAG GCTCTTGTGAATATGGGAGAAATTCTGAAAGCTGCAGGTTGTAACTACTGCAATG TTGTGAAAACTACCGTCTTGCTGGCTGACATGAATGATTTCAGTGGTGTTAATGAAGTCTACAAGCAGT ttttccAGAATAACTTCCCAGCCAGGGCAGCATACCAGGTTGCTGCTTTGCCCAAA G GGAGGGGTGTTGAAATTGAAGCAGTAGCAGTGTTGGGCCCCATcgtggatgcagcagcagcaCTATAA